The region CTCTTCATCTATATTCATTCCTGATTGGATTAATTCTAATACTCTAAATGTTGCATAAATTGCATCATCATAACCATAATATCTATCATTAAAAAATATATGCCCTGAAACCTCAGCTGCTAAATCAGCGTTTAATTCCTGAAGCTTTAATCGTAAGTTTGAATATCCAGTTTTATTCATAACAGAAGTTCCATGAGTATTAATTTCATCAAAAACATTCTGTGAGTATGTAACCTCTCCTATTATTACAGGATTTTTCATAGTTTTAGAAAATAAAAAAGCTAAAATATCACCTTTAATATTATGCTTTTGTGTTAGAACTGCAATTCTATCTGCATCACCATCATAAGCAAAACCATAATGACAATCATCTTTTAAAAGGCTTTTCAAATCTTTTAAGTTTTTTTCATTACTTGGGTCTGGGTGATGATTTGGAAAATCACCATCTGGTTTTGTATATAAAGCTTTATAGTTTAGATTTAGTTTATCAAATATTTTTGTAATAACTGTATTTGCCATACCGTTTCCACAATCTATTACAAATTTTGTAGGAAAGTCTTTTAAATGTGAGAATTGTTTAATCATATAATCTATATATAAAGTTTTTGCATCAACTTTAATAAAGTTATGATTATCAAGAATTTCTATACTTTCATTTGTCTTTATATCTTCAAAAAGCTTGATTAAATCATCTGCAAAGTATGGTTGATTTTGTATTGTAGTTTTAAAGCCATTATATTTTTTTGCATTGTGGCTACCTGTTATCATAATTGAAGCATCAGGTTTAATTTGTGTATTATCTATACTAAACTCTTGATATGAAGCAAAATAATTAACACCAGTTGCTACAAGTCCAATATTTAATACTTTACATCCAGATTTATTAAGTCCTGAAATCAAAGATTCAAAAAGCATATAAGAGTGTTTTCTAATATCATAGCCTACAACAATATACGCTTGCTTCTTTGTTCTTCTTTGTATTTCTAAACCTAAGTAATACCCTATTAGTTTAGTATTATGGCTATTTAATTCTTTTGGGACAATACCTCTAATATCATATTGTCTAAATATTGATTGATTTATCACTTA is a window of Poseidonibacter antarcticus DNA encoding:
- a CDS encoding phosphomannomutase/phosphoglucomutase, with amino-acid sequence MINQSIFRQYDIRGIVPKELNSHNTKLIGYYLGLEIQRRTKKQAYIVVGYDIRKHSYMLFESLISGLNKSGCKVLNIGLVATGVNYFASYQEFSIDNTQIKPDASIMITGSHNAKKYNGFKTTIQNQPYFADDLIKLFEDIKTNESIEILDNHNFIKVDAKTLYIDYMIKQFSHLKDFPTKFVIDCGNGMANTVITKIFDKLNLNYKALYTKPDGDFPNHHPDPSNEKNLKDLKSLLKDDCHYGFAYDGDADRIAVLTQKHNIKGDILAFLFSKTMKNPVIIGEVTYSQNVFDEINTHGTSVMNKTGYSNLRLKLQELNADLAAEVSGHIFFNDRYYGYDDAIYATFRVLELIQSGMNIDEEIDSLPKIYTSSNIEIEVKEEDKFPLIKEIEKSLKKKNRDFPIIKNIIKVDGLRINFEYGWALVRASNTNPILVTKYEASSYATAKTYQNALERLIKKEINELSITTN